The Paenibacillus macerans genome includes a window with the following:
- the proC gene encoding pyrroline-5-carboxylate reductase, whose product MNPNISLASASICFYGAGSMAEAIVRGLIHKGVAAAEQIAMLNRSSQERLAYLSQTYRVSAANEEAAKRQHLREASIIVLAMKPKDAGEALSELGPMLREGQMIVSLIAGLSIATIQALLGGNIPVARTMPNTSCSIGCGATGISFSAEMSEEQKAQVLSMFQAVGMVSVIPEERMEILTGVSGSGPAYIYYMMEAMIEAGVEGGLTPEQARGLTVQTVLGAALMMAETGENPAKLRADITSPNGSTQAALEVLEAGGFRPNVKAAVHRAAERSLEMGEAVRKSLL is encoded by the coding sequence ATGAACCCGAACATATCCCTTGCCTCCGCCTCGATTTGCTTTTACGGCGCCGGTTCGATGGCCGAAGCGATCGTGCGCGGACTGATCCATAAAGGCGTCGCCGCCGCGGAGCAAATCGCCATGCTGAACCGCTCGAGCCAGGAACGGCTGGCCTATTTGTCGCAGACTTACCGCGTCTCGGCCGCAAACGAGGAAGCCGCCAAACGGCAGCATCTCCGGGAAGCTTCGATCATCGTCCTGGCGATGAAGCCGAAGGATGCCGGGGAGGCGCTTAGCGAACTCGGCCCGATGCTGCGCGAAGGGCAAATGATCGTTTCCCTGATCGCCGGTCTGTCGATTGCGACGATCCAGGCGCTGCTCGGCGGCAACATCCCGGTCGCCCGGACGATGCCGAACACGTCCTGCTCCATCGGCTGCGGCGCCACCGGGATCTCCTTCTCCGCCGAAATGTCGGAGGAGCAAAAAGCGCAGGTCTTGTCCATGTTTCAAGCGGTCGGCATGGTGAGCGTGATTCCGGAGGAACGGATGGAAATCCTGACCGGTGTTTCCGGGAGCGGCCCCGCATATATTTATTACATGATGGAAGCGATGATCGAAGCGGGCGTGGAAGGCGGGCTAACCCCCGAGCAAGCGCGCGGGCTGACGGTGCAAACGGTGCTTGGGGCCGCCTTGATGATGGCGGAAACCGGCGAAAATCCGGCCAAGCTCCGGGCCGACATCACCTCGCCGAACGGCTCGACCCAGGCGGCGCTGGAGGTGCTCGAAGCGGGCGGGTTCCGGCCGAACGTGAAAGCCGCGGTGCACCGCGCCGCCGAGCGGTCTTTGGAAATGGGCGAGGCGGTTCGAAAGTCGCTTCTGTAA
- a CDS encoding pentapeptide repeat-containing protein has translation MSGEQLHKEQPQDRTRADLQADCEHCFGLCCVALPYAASVDFAADKAAGEPCSNLRDDFRCGVHDSLRQRGYRGCTVYDCFGAGQKISQVTFGGISWREAPESAALMYELFPVMWQLHELLWYLDEALALEPAGPLQERLRMAYDDTERLTRLSPAELQQADAAAQRAKVNALLLEISEQVRSAALRGLKNTAGRRRKTYGRGADLIGAKLKGADLRGANLRGAYLIAADLRDANLSMADLIGADLRDADLRGADLSSCLFLTQMQLNAAKGDGRTKLPPKFVRPAHWNGASA, from the coding sequence ATGTCCGGAGAGCAACTTCATAAAGAGCAGCCGCAAGACAGGACCAGAGCTGATCTGCAAGCCGACTGCGAGCATTGCTTTGGCCTGTGCTGTGTGGCGCTGCCTTATGCGGCGTCGGTCGATTTTGCGGCCGATAAAGCTGCGGGAGAGCCCTGCTCCAATCTGCGGGACGATTTCCGCTGCGGCGTCCATGACAGCCTGCGGCAGCGGGGTTATCGGGGCTGCACGGTTTACGACTGCTTTGGGGCGGGGCAGAAAATATCGCAGGTAACTTTCGGCGGAATCAGCTGGCGGGAAGCCCCGGAGTCCGCGGCGCTGATGTATGAACTGTTTCCGGTGATGTGGCAGCTTCACGAGCTGCTTTGGTATTTGGACGAAGCGTTGGCGCTGGAGCCGGCCGGTCCGCTTCAAGAGCGGCTCCGCATGGCTTATGACGATACGGAACGGCTCACCCGTTTGAGCCCGGCCGAACTCCAACAGGCGGATGCGGCGGCGCAGCGCGCGAAAGTGAATGCGCTGCTGCTGGAGATCAGCGAGCAGGTACGGAGCGCCGCGCTTCGCGGGCTTAAGAATACGGCGGGCCGCCGCCGCAAAACCTACGGGCGCGGCGCGGACCTGATCGGCGCCAAGCTCAAAGGGGCGGATTTGCGGGGAGCGAACCTGAGAGGGGCCTATCTGATCGCCGCCGATCTCAGGGATGCCAACCTTAGCATGGCCGATCTGATCGGAGCGGATTTGCGCGATGCCGATCTGCGCGGCGCTGACCTGTCGAGTTGCCTTTTTTTGACCCAAATGCAGCTGAATGCGGCAAAAGGCGACGGGCGCACCAAGCTGCCGCCGAAATTTGTCCGTCCGGCCCATTGGAACGGAGCGAGCGCATGA
- a CDS encoding SDR family NAD(P)-dependent oxidoreductase has translation MLSTQKIIVTGAASGIGKEIALQCLQEGASVIACDLNEERLHELARTADSPNLFTYKVNVRHYDEAAALFAALDREHGDADGLVNNAGIYLGKSILDYKEEEIDSVLDVNIKGAVYFSQFFGKRMLEQRKQGVIVNMSSVSGLEGSSDAVYGLSKAALLGLTKSCAMNFAPYVRVNAVAPTMVDTAMMERIPEWRKREYVSHQLVNQPLTAEDVAHTVIFLLSEKARHYTGATFDINSGCYLR, from the coding sequence ATGTTATCGACACAGAAAATTATCGTTACCGGCGCCGCCTCCGGCATCGGCAAGGAAATCGCCTTGCAATGCTTACAGGAAGGAGCCTCCGTCATCGCGTGCGATTTAAATGAGGAGCGGCTGCACGAGTTGGCGCGAACTGCCGATTCCCCGAACTTGTTTACGTATAAGGTGAATGTACGCCATTATGACGAAGCGGCCGCGCTGTTTGCGGCTTTGGATAGAGAGCATGGCGACGCCGACGGGTTAGTGAACAATGCGGGAATTTACCTTGGAAAAAGCATCCTGGATTATAAGGAAGAGGAAATCGACAGCGTGCTTGATGTGAATATCAAAGGCGCCGTGTATTTTTCGCAATTTTTCGGAAAACGGATGCTTGAGCAGCGTAAGCAAGGGGTTATCGTCAACATGTCCTCCGTCTCCGGCCTGGAAGGAAGCTCAGACGCCGTTTATGGACTTTCGAAAGCGGCCCTTTTGGGGCTTACCAAAAGCTGTGCCATGAATTTTGCGCCTTATGTCCGCGTCAACGCGGTCGCGCCTACCATGGTGGACACGGCGATGATGGAGCGTATTCCGGAATGGCGGAAGCGGGAGTATGTCAGCCATCAATTGGTAAACCAGCCGTTGACGGCGGAGGACGTGGCCCATACCGTGATCTTTTTGTTGTCCGAAAAAGCAAGGCATTATACCGGAGCGACGTTTGATATAAACAGCGGCTGTTATTTAAGATAA
- the gcvH gene encoding glycine cleavage system protein GcvH has protein sequence MSANIRENLWYSDEHEWVLDLGDGTVKIGISDVAQHRLGDIVFVELPDLGTEVEAQDGIGTIESVKTVADLFTPVSGTVLEINAELEAAPELVNEEPYDGGWMVRIQLREDPAAAFSKLMDAKAYAEFLER, from the coding sequence ATGTCTGCCAATATTAGGGAAAATCTGTGGTATAGCGATGAACATGAATGGGTGCTGGATTTGGGGGACGGAACGGTAAAAATCGGCATTTCCGACGTGGCTCAGCATCGCTTGGGCGATATTGTATTTGTGGAGCTGCCGGACCTTGGAACGGAAGTGGAAGCGCAGGACGGCATCGGCACGATCGAATCGGTCAAAACGGTGGCGGATTTGTTTACGCCGGTCAGCGGAACGGTGCTGGAGATCAACGCGGAGCTGGAAGCGGCGCCCGAGCTGGTGAACGAGGAACCTTACGACGGGGGATGGATGGTGCGGATTCAGCTTCGGGAAGACCCCGCCGCCGCTTTTTCCAAGTTGATGGATGCCAAAGCTTATGCGGAGTTTCTTGAAAGATAA
- the gcvT gene encoding glycine cleavage system aminomethyltransferase GcvT encodes MSEPVEPLLQRTPLYSCYSRYEGVRCIDFGGWELPVQFSGIQKEHEAVRERAGLFDVSHMGEFYAEGPGAESFLQRMTTNDVSLLGPGKAQYTLLCYPDGGVVDDLLVYKRDEGKYMLVVNAANIAKDWEWLCRHLPAEGVSLRNVSAATALLALQGPLAASILSPLCEGYDPSVLRPFTFKPAARVCGIKTLLSRTGYTGEDGYELYVAAEDAPVLWDALMRAAEPRGLVPAGLGARDTLRFEAGLPLYGQELSPSISPLEAGLGRFVKWDSGPFIGREALLRQHEEGVPRRLAGLEMIDRGIPRAHYPVFAPGTEDPIGEVTTGTQSPTLKKNLGLALIAGAHAAAGTVLEVEIRGKRLKAKVVPLPFYRRNASAKP; translated from the coding sequence ATGTCCGAACCCGTAGAACCCCTATTGCAACGAACGCCGCTATACTCTTGTTACTCCCGGTATGAAGGCGTGCGCTGCATCGATTTCGGCGGCTGGGAGCTGCCGGTGCAGTTCAGCGGCATTCAGAAGGAGCACGAGGCCGTGCGCGAGCGGGCCGGCTTGTTCGACGTATCGCATATGGGCGAGTTTTACGCCGAGGGTCCCGGAGCGGAAAGTTTTTTGCAGCGGATGACGACGAACGACGTGAGCCTGCTGGGGCCGGGAAAAGCCCAATACACCCTGCTCTGTTATCCGGACGGGGGCGTCGTCGATGATCTGCTGGTGTATAAACGGGACGAAGGCAAATACATGCTTGTCGTCAACGCCGCGAACATCGCCAAGGATTGGGAATGGCTGTGCCGGCATCTGCCCGCCGAAGGCGTCAGTCTGCGCAACGTTTCCGCGGCCACGGCGCTGCTGGCGCTGCAGGGACCGCTGGCCGCCTCCATCCTCTCTCCCCTGTGCGAAGGGTATGATCCCAGCGTTTTACGCCCCTTCACGTTTAAACCCGCGGCCCGAGTCTGCGGCATTAAAACGCTGCTCTCGCGCACCGGCTATACCGGCGAGGACGGGTACGAGCTTTACGTTGCCGCGGAAGACGCCCCGGTCCTTTGGGACGCGCTGATGCGGGCCGCCGAGCCTCGCGGACTCGTGCCGGCGGGGCTCGGCGCCCGGGATACGCTGCGCTTTGAAGCCGGCCTTCCCCTCTACGGGCAGGAGCTGTCGCCGAGCATTTCGCCGCTGGAAGCCGGCCTCGGCCGGTTCGTGAAGTGGGACTCCGGCCCGTTTATCGGGCGGGAGGCGCTGCTCAGGCAGCATGAAGAAGGCGTACCGCGGCGGCTGGCCGGTCTGGAGATGATCGACCGGGGCATTCCGCGCGCGCATTATCCGGTGTTTGCGCCGGGCACCGAGGACCCCATCGGCGAAGTAACTACGGGCACGCAATCGCCGACGCTCAAAAAAAACCTCGGCCTGGCGCTGATCGCCGGCGCCCACGCGGCGGCCGGCACCGTGCTCGAGGTTGAAATCCGCGGCAAACGGCTGAAAGCCAAAGTCGTCCCCCTGCCGTTTTATCGCCGAAACGCATCCGCCAAGCCGTGA
- a CDS encoding GNAT family N-acetyltransferase, whose amino-acid sequence MNTPISIKQAGPEDLEALAALFNEYRIFYEQASDMEGATRFLSERLSRNESVVFLAIDEADQTPVGFTQLYPSFSSISMKRLWVLNDLYVREEYRKQGAGKLLLEAARTYALQTNAKGLELSTAIANERAQRLYETSGYIKDTEFYHYFLTL is encoded by the coding sequence ATGAACACCCCTATTTCTATCAAACAAGCCGGTCCGGAGGATTTGGAGGCGCTGGCTGCATTGTTTAACGAGTATCGTATCTTTTATGAGCAAGCTTCCGATATGGAGGGGGCCACACGGTTTTTGTCGGAACGGCTGTCCCGGAATGAATCCGTTGTATTTCTGGCCATCGATGAGGCTGATCAAACGCCGGTCGGGTTCACGCAGCTGTATCCGTCCTTTTCTTCGATATCGATGAAGCGGTTGTGGGTTCTCAACGATCTTTACGTGCGGGAGGAGTACCGCAAACAGGGGGCGGGGAAGCTGCTGCTGGAAGCGGCTAGAACTTATGCGCTGCAGACGAACGCCAAAGGACTGGAGCTGTCCACGGCCATCGCCAATGAGCGGGCCCAGCGGCTTTACGAAACAAGCGGATATATCAAGGATACGGAATTTTATCATTACTTCTTAACTTTGTAG
- a CDS encoding YjjG family noncanonical pyrimidine nucleotidase yields the protein MKYTHILFDADETLLDFSQAEAFALSEALKHEGITCTDEVAQAYKSINKQLWTEYEQGEIGQDKLRTERFERLFRELDLAVGCGVGPFSGLYTQFLGKASFLVEGAASVCRDLIDSGLRLAIITNGIKEVQMSRIQGSELTGCFEAIVVSEETGYHKPERGIFDYAFDKLRLTDKTRVLIVGDSLSSDIRGGVDYGIDTCWFNPRQLPNASGVRPTYEIQRLGQIRGLVAGA from the coding sequence TTGAAGTATACGCACATCTTGTTTGACGCGGATGAAACGCTGCTCGATTTCTCGCAGGCGGAAGCATTTGCGTTAAGCGAAGCGTTAAAGCATGAGGGGATAACCTGCACGGACGAAGTGGCTCAGGCGTATAAGTCGATTAATAAACAGCTTTGGACCGAATACGAACAGGGGGAAATCGGCCAGGACAAGCTTAGAACGGAGCGGTTTGAACGTCTGTTCCGCGAGCTGGACCTTGCCGTTGGCTGCGGAGTCGGCCCGTTTAGCGGACTGTATACGCAGTTCTTGGGGAAAGCTTCTTTTTTGGTGGAAGGCGCGGCTTCGGTCTGCCGGGATTTGATCGATTCGGGCCTTCGGTTGGCGATCATCACGAACGGCATCAAAGAAGTGCAAATGAGCCGGATTCAAGGCTCGGAGCTGACCGGCTGCTTTGAAGCGATTGTCGTCTCCGAGGAAACGGGCTACCATAAGCCGGAGCGGGGCATTTTTGATTATGCGTTTGACAAACTGCGGCTTACGGACAAGACCCGGGTGTTGATAGTCGGCGATTCGTTAAGCTCGGATATCCGTGGCGGAGTGGATTACGGGATCGATACCTGCTGGTTTAATCCGCGGCAGTTGCCGAATGCTTCCGGCGTCCGGCCAACCTATGAGATACAGCGCCTGGGGCAGATTCGCGGGCTTGTTGCTGGGGCGTAA
- the mtnB gene encoding methylthioribulose 1-phosphate dehydratase yields MNFSDIPLEEKQAALSKLRGVKEQLAARGWLPAMSGSLSVRVGSFAPGNYHFAVTSGMKGRTNLPAEEFLFVDAAGTPSEATKLTPGDDAPVHAKIYRMTGCGAILHVHTVFNNVLSEYFGDEGFVQLQGNELIKALGIWEEDAAVRIPVVPNYADIAEMERRIPAALDTRVPGLLLRGHGIYAWGSTAFDAVSRLEAFEFMFEALYRSLLLPRKQT; encoded by the coding sequence ATGAATTTTTCGGACATTCCGTTGGAGGAAAAGCAAGCTGCGCTCAGCAAACTGCGCGGCGTCAAGGAGCAGCTTGCCGCCCGCGGCTGGCTTCCGGCCATGAGCGGCAGCTTGTCCGTCCGGGTCGGAAGCTTCGCGCCGGGCAATTATCATTTTGCGGTAACATCGGGCATGAAAGGCCGGACGAACCTTCCGGCCGAGGAGTTCCTGTTTGTGGACGCCGCCGGAACGCCAAGCGAAGCTACGAAGCTGACGCCCGGCGACGATGCGCCGGTCCACGCGAAGATCTACCGGATGACCGGCTGCGGCGCGATTCTCCACGTGCACACCGTGTTTAACAATGTGCTCAGCGAATATTTCGGCGACGAAGGATTCGTTCAATTGCAGGGCAACGAGCTGATCAAAGCGCTGGGCATCTGGGAGGAGGACGCCGCTGTACGCATCCCGGTCGTACCGAATTACGCCGACATCGCCGAAATGGAAAGGCGGATTCCCGCCGCGCTCGACACCCGGGTTCCCGGCTTGTTGCTGCGGGGCCACGGCATCTACGCCTGGGGCTCCACCGCGTTTGATGCCGTATCCCGTCTGGAGGCCTTCGAATTTATGTTCGAAGCGTTGTACCGCTCCCTCCTGCTTCCGCGCAAACAAACGTAA
- the gcvPA gene encoding aminomethyl-transferring glycine dehydrogenase subunit GcvPA, translated as MIKHRYLPLTEQDRSEMLEAIGVPSLEALFQDIPEEIRFKGALPVSPRLDEYALTRHMSALAARNADTDRYASFLGAGIYDHHIPSVIQHVVSRSEFYTAYTPYQPEISQGELQAIFEFQSYICELTGLKVANASMYDGATALAEAGSLAAAATRRKRLVVARTVHPEAREVLATYARGLNLEIAEVGWDAGVTDRKALETAITEDTAAVLVQNPNFFGSLEDIRAIGELIHARGGLLIVSCNPLSLGLLEAPGKLGADIVVGDAQPLGIASSFGGPTCGFFAVADSYMRRMPGRIVGQTTDRNGKRGFVLTLQAREQHIRREKATSNICSNQALLALAASVYMSLMGKQGMAEVAELNLQKAHYAKTRLASIPGVGLPFPAPVFNEFVIRLPEGADPQQLQQKLLEAGFIGGFDLGRSYPELAGHVLIAVTEKRSKAEIDQFVSVMEESICAK; from the coding sequence ATGATAAAACACCGTTATTTGCCGCTGACCGAACAGGACCGGTCCGAAATGCTGGAAGCGATCGGCGTCCCTTCGCTCGAAGCGCTGTTTCAGGATATACCCGAGGAGATCCGTTTTAAAGGCGCGCTGCCGGTTTCCCCGCGGCTCGACGAATACGCCTTAACCCGGCACATGTCCGCGCTCGCCGCGCGCAATGCCGACACCGACCGTTACGCCAGCTTCCTCGGCGCGGGCATTTACGATCATCATATTCCTTCCGTCATCCAACATGTCGTTTCCCGCTCCGAATTTTACACCGCATATACGCCGTACCAGCCGGAGATCAGCCAGGGCGAACTGCAGGCGATCTTTGAGTTCCAGTCCTACATCTGCGAGCTGACCGGCCTCAAGGTGGCCAACGCCAGCATGTACGACGGAGCGACGGCACTTGCTGAAGCCGGCTCGCTGGCCGCGGCCGCCACCCGGCGCAAGCGGCTGGTCGTGGCCCGGACCGTTCACCCCGAAGCCCGCGAGGTGCTGGCGACTTACGCGCGCGGCCTGAATCTGGAAATCGCGGAGGTCGGCTGGGATGCGGGCGTTACCGACCGTAAGGCGCTGGAGACGGCCATCACGGAAGACACCGCCGCCGTGCTGGTGCAAAACCCGAATTTCTTCGGTTCCCTCGAAGATATCCGCGCCATCGGCGAGCTGATTCATGCGCGCGGAGGCCTCTTGATCGTCAGCTGCAACCCGCTGTCGCTGGGCCTGCTGGAAGCGCCGGGCAAGCTGGGCGCGGATATCGTCGTCGGCGACGCGCAGCCGCTGGGCATCGCGTCTTCCTTTGGCGGCCCGACCTGCGGATTTTTCGCCGTGGCGGACAGCTACATGCGCCGGATGCCCGGGCGGATCGTCGGGCAGACGACCGACCGTAACGGCAAGCGCGGGTTCGTGCTGACCCTGCAAGCTAGGGAGCAGCATATCCGCCGCGAAAAAGCGACCTCCAACATTTGCTCCAACCAGGCGCTGCTCGCCCTCGCCGCGTCTGTGTATATGTCGCTCATGGGCAAACAAGGCATGGCCGAGGTCGCGGAGCTGAACCTGCAAAAAGCGCATTACGCCAAAACGCGCCTGGCTTCCATCCCGGGTGTAGGCCTCCCCTTTCCGGCCCCGGTTTTTAATGAATTCGTCATCCGGCTGCCGGAAGGCGCCGATCCGCAGCAGCTGCAGCAAAAGCTGCTCGAGGCCGGATTTATCGGCGGATTTGATCTGGGGCGCAGCTACCCCGAACTCGCCGGACATGTGCTGATCGCTGTGACCGAAAAACGCAGCAAAGCGGAAATCGACCAATTCGTCAGCGTAATGGAGGAATCGATATGCGCGAAATAA
- a CDS encoding AraC family transcriptional regulator: protein MSDYLDRIESVKAFMLQHLSEKLSLEQLAEVSHFSKYHFSRVFAAVTGATPMAYMNRLRLNQALAYLLETDKTVLEISALCGFESASNFNAAFKRHFAKTPSEVRRARQKDRNFSLSSRNNQEAEPAASLYDSNRNRNFLRRVWQMNVTMKELPAFEVAYVRHVGSYLETYKAWAKLGEWAGQNGLFPPEQAFIGISLDDPAATEEFACRYDACVTVPDTLNREDAPPELEFRTLPGGLYAMFYFYDTLDKFAILFQSIFGGWLPNSEYDPDDRHCLEFSMNNPADDPEGKAKVELYVPVKRRTSF from the coding sequence ATGAGCGATTACCTGGACCGGATCGAAAGCGTAAAGGCGTTTATGTTGCAACATTTAAGCGAAAAGCTGAGCCTGGAGCAATTGGCCGAGGTATCCCATTTCTCCAAATATCACTTTTCGCGGGTGTTTGCGGCGGTGACGGGGGCGACGCCCATGGCATATATGAACCGTCTGCGGTTAAACCAAGCGTTGGCTTACTTGCTGGAAACCGATAAAACAGTGCTGGAAATTTCCGCGTTATGCGGGTTTGAATCGGCCTCGAATTTCAACGCCGCGTTCAAGAGGCATTTTGCCAAAACGCCAAGTGAAGTTCGCCGTGCGCGGCAAAAGGACCGCAATTTTTCATTATCTTCCCGCAATAACCAGGAAGCTGAACCCGCTGCCTCCCTGTATGATTCAAATAGGAATCGTAATTTTTTGAGGAGGGTTTGGCAAATGAACGTAACGATGAAGGAATTGCCCGCTTTTGAGGTGGCTTATGTAAGGCATGTAGGGAGCTATTTGGAGACGTATAAGGCTTGGGCGAAGCTGGGCGAGTGGGCGGGCCAAAACGGGCTGTTTCCGCCGGAGCAAGCTTTTATCGGAATTTCACTGGACGATCCGGCCGCCACGGAAGAATTCGCTTGCCGTTACGATGCCTGCGTAACCGTGCCGGACACGCTGAACCGGGAAGACGCTCCGCCCGAATTAGAGTTCAGGACGCTGCCGGGGGGACTTTATGCGATGTTTTATTTTTACGATACGCTGGATAAATTTGCGATATTGTTTCAAAGTATTTTTGGCGGATGGCTGCCGAATAGCGAATACGACCCGGACGATAGGCATTGTCTGGAGTTCAGCATGAACAATCCCGCGGACGATCCCGAGGGCAAGGCAAAGGTCGAACTGTACGTTCCGGTAAAGAGGAGGACTAGCTTTTGA
- a CDS encoding GNAT family N-acetyltransferase: MKIDFPVSDKLHLRLTTPGDIEFVLAAEQDEQNRQFITSWTKERHLQALDQKDCLHLIIEDESRRQVGFAMLFGIESSNHNIELRRIVIVDKGKGYGKEALELVKTLVFTGLGAHRLWLDVKDFNLRAQHVYEAAGLQIEGKLRECVKAGDRYDSLFVMGMLDREFFGWS, translated from the coding sequence ATGAAGATCGATTTCCCCGTCTCGGACAAGCTTCATTTGCGGCTAACTACGCCGGGGGATATTGAATTCGTTCTTGCAGCCGAGCAAGATGAGCAAAACCGGCAATTCATCACCTCTTGGACGAAGGAGCGGCATCTCCAAGCATTGGATCAAAAGGATTGCCTGCACCTCATTATCGAAGATGAAAGCCGCCGTCAGGTTGGTTTTGCGATGCTGTTCGGTATTGAAAGCAGCAATCATAACATTGAACTGAGGAGAATCGTCATCGTCGATAAAGGCAAGGGGTACGGAAAAGAGGCCCTGGAATTGGTCAAAACGTTGGTTTTTACCGGCCTTGGGGCCCACCGTCTGTGGCTCGATGTAAAAGACTTCAATTTACGGGCCCAGCATGTTTACGAAGCGGCCGGTTTACAAATCGAAGGGAAATTGAGGGAATGCGTCAAGGCCGGCGATCGGTACGACTCTTTGTTTGTCATGGGCATGCTGGATCGGGAATTTTTCGGATGGTCCTAA
- the gcvPB gene encoding aminomethyl-transferring glycine dehydrogenase subunit GcvPB, whose translation MREINETKPEELLIFERSRPGRIGYSLPECDVPAVPKEELVPPEMLRREGLSFPEVYEVDVVRHYTALSRRNFGVDNGFYPLGSCTMKYNPKINEDVARYPGFAKIHPYQPEESLQGALELMYRLQRDLAGITGMDEVTLQPAAGAHGEWTGLMMIRAYHESRGEKRTKVIVPDSSHGTNPASAAVAGFETVTVPSNQRGMVDLDALRAAVGEDTAALMLTNPNTLGLFEQQIVQIAEIVHAAGGLLYYDGANSNAIMGITRPGDMGFDVVHLNLHKTMSTPHGGGGPGAGPVGVKKRLAPFLPEPTVVMDESGRYAIRGRRPEGAAGFASTVGTGKPSVSAGSAGSVGSIGSPGSAGSVGSDGPCVSPTSTASIGSPSPAPEGGLPGTQGSASIGRVKAYYGNFGILVRAYAYIRSLGPEGLRQVSENAVLNANYMMKRLAPYYEIPYSDQSCKHEFVMSGSGLVQYGIRTLDVAKRLLDFGYHPPTIYFPLNVEECIMIEPTETESKETLDGFIDCMIAIAKEAETNPGLLLNAPYTTPVTRLDETGAARKPVLNCACG comes from the coding sequence ATGCGCGAAATAAATGAAACCAAGCCGGAGGAATTGCTTATTTTCGAACGCAGCCGGCCCGGAAGGATCGGTTATTCCCTGCCGGAATGCGACGTCCCCGCCGTCCCGAAGGAGGAACTGGTGCCGCCGGAAATGCTGCGCCGCGAGGGGCTTTCGTTCCCGGAAGTGTACGAGGTCGATGTCGTGCGCCATTATACCGCCTTGTCCCGCCGCAATTTCGGCGTTGATAACGGGTTTTATCCGCTTGGCTCCTGCACGATGAAATACAACCCGAAAATCAACGAGGATGTGGCCCGTTATCCCGGCTTCGCCAAAATTCATCCATATCAGCCGGAGGAAAGCCTGCAGGGCGCGCTGGAGCTGATGTACCGGCTGCAGCGGGATTTGGCCGGGATTACCGGTATGGACGAGGTCACCCTGCAGCCGGCCGCCGGGGCGCATGGGGAATGGACGGGCCTGATGATGATCCGCGCCTATCACGAAAGCCGCGGCGAGAAGCGGACGAAAGTGATCGTGCCGGATTCCTCGCACGGCACCAATCCGGCCAGCGCTGCGGTCGCCGGCTTTGAGACGGTGACCGTCCCTTCGAACCAGCGCGGCATGGTCGATCTGGACGCGCTGCGGGCGGCCGTCGGCGAAGATACCGCCGCCCTTATGCTCACCAACCCGAACACGCTTGGCCTGTTCGAGCAGCAAATCGTGCAGATCGCCGAAATCGTCCATGCGGCCGGCGGCCTGCTGTATTATGACGGCGCCAATTCGAACGCTATTATGGGGATTACGCGGCCCGGCGACATGGGCTTTGACGTCGTCCACCTCAACCTGCACAAAACGATGAGCACGCCGCATGGCGGCGGCGGTCCCGGCGCAGGTCCGGTCGGCGTCAAAAAGCGGCTCGCACCGTTTCTGCCCGAGCCGACCGTCGTCATGGACGAATCCGGCCGTTACGCCATCCGCGGCCGGCGACCGGAGGGGGCGGCAGGCTTCGCCTCGACGGTAGGCACGGGAAAGCCGTCCGTTTCGGCTGGCTCAGCTGGCTCGGTTGGTTCAATTGGTTCGCCTGGCTCGGCTGGCTCAGTTGGTTCCGACGGCCCGTGCGTCTCCCCGACTTCTACTGCCTCCATTGGCTCGCCCAGCCCAGCCCCCGAAGGCGGCTTGCCGGGTACACAAGGCTCAGCCTCCATCGGCCGGGTCAAAGCGTATTACGGCAATTTCGGCATTCTCGTCCGCGCTTACGCCTATATCCGCAGCCTGGGCCCGGAGGGACTCCGCCAGGTTTCGGAAAACGCCGTGCTGAACGCCAATTACATGATGAAGCGTCTGGCTCCTTATTACGAGATCCCTTACTCGGATCAATCGTGCAAACACGAATTCGTCATGTCCGGCAGCGGGCTGGTCCAATACGGCATCCGCACGCTCGACGTCGCCAAGCGGCTGCTGGATTTCGGCTACCACCCGCCGACCATCTATTTCCCGCTGAACGTCGAGGAATGCATCATGATCGAGCCGACGGAAACCGAAAGCAAGGAAACGCTCGACGGGTTTATCGATTGTATGATCGCCATCGCCAAGGAAGCGGAGACGAACCCAGGTCTCCTGCTGAACGCCCCGTACACTACGCCGGTAACGCGCCTGGACGAAACCGGGGCCGCCCGGAAGCCGGTGCTGAACTGCGCCTGCGGGTAG